Proteins encoded by one window of Bubalus bubalis isolate 160015118507 breed Murrah chromosome 4, NDDB_SH_1, whole genome shotgun sequence:
- the LOC123333310 gene encoding ADP-ribosylation factor-like protein 2-binding protein: MDIAEVTEVLEEESFAVSTSAAEAEFDAVVGSMEDIIMDAEFQVLKRNFMDKYYQEFKNTKENKLTYPAIFNKNLSFIEKYIENQLLEQIPGYNMAIFTTTLKHHNDEMVHDVFNMLTFTDFLAFKEMFLEYRTEKEGRRLDLCSGLVVTSLCKSASQNNTQHHLLRPGSGSLLIP; the protein is encoded by the coding sequence ATGGATATAGCGGAAGTGACGGAAGTCTTGGAGGAAGAGAGTTTCGCAGTATCCACTTCCGCCGCTGAAGCTGAATTTGATGCTGTGGTTGGCTCTATGGAGGACATTATCATGGATGCTGAATTCCAAGTACTGAAgagaaatttcatggacaaataCTACCAGGAATTTAAAAACACGAAAGAGAATAAACTCACCTACCCGGCAATTTTTAACAAAAACCTTTCTTTCATAGAAAAGTATATTGAAAATCAGCTCCTGGAGCAGATACCCGGATACAACATGGCAATTTTCACCACAACGTTAAAGCACCATAATGATGAAATGGTTCATGACGTATTCAACATGCTCACATTCACAGACTTTCTGGCATTTAAAGAGATGTTTCTAGAGTATAGAACAGAAAAGGAAGGCCGACGACTGGATTTATGCAGTGGTTTGGTGGTGACTTCCTTGTGCAAATCAGCTTCCCAGAACAACACGCAGCACCACCTCCTCCGTCCAGGCAGTGGAAGCCTTCTGATACCATGA